The Prevotella sp. oral taxon 299 str. F0039 genome has a segment encoding these proteins:
- the yidC gene encoding membrane protein insertase YidC — translation MDKNNIIGFSLIAAVLIGFSVWNQPSSEERAEIARQDSIANVKKAQEKNLSSKTLLANTATDSSLTNADTTSVLFNALKGTAQDVTLKSEKLTLTLNSKGAVVREVLIKGFKDRNGNPNVTLFNSNDQNLRYILSTKEENIDTKELYFQPSNVTDSTVTFTAQLQGTKKLVINYQLKHNYLLHTSIQAQGMNAIFAPNTNSMDIVWQDKCRQQEKGFTFENRYSTLTYHKADGGTDYLSESSEKVDEKIEDKLDWVAFKNQFFSAVMIAKDDFQSNTLLTSVPQEKGSGYLKDYEAKLKTFFDPTGKKPTEFEFYYGPNDFRLLQNIEDNVSFIGKDLQMQRLVYLGWPLFRIINRWFTIYVFDFLTSMNMNMGIVLILITLLLKFLTYPLVKKSYMSSAKMRVLKPRLEEATKHLNGADNQMQKQQAMMSEYAKYGVSPLSGCLPMLIQMPIWIAMFNFVPNAIQLRGESFLWISDLSTYDPILEWHNNYWLIGDHLSLTCILFCAANLLYSWMTMKQQKDQMIGQQADQMKMMQYMMFVMPLMFFFMFNDYSAGLNFYYFMSLFFSALIMWILRKTTDDEKLLSILDKKYKENKDNPKKLSGLAARLQAMQQEQQEMLRKRNEFQQKKNK, via the coding sequence ATGGATAAAAATAATATTATAGGCTTTAGCCTTATTGCTGCTGTTCTTATTGGTTTCAGTGTTTGGAATCAGCCTTCGTCAGAAGAACGAGCAGAGATTGCACGACAAGATTCTATAGCTAACGTTAAGAAAGCACAGGAAAAGAATCTTTCAAGTAAAACTTTATTAGCAAATACCGCTACAGATAGTTCGTTAACTAATGCGGATACAACTTCAGTTTTGTTTAATGCTTTAAAAGGAACAGCGCAAGATGTAACCTTAAAAAGCGAGAAGTTAACTTTAACTCTTAACTCAAAGGGAGCTGTTGTACGTGAAGTTTTGATTAAAGGATTTAAAGATAGAAATGGAAATCCTAATGTTACATTATTTAATAGTAACGATCAAAACTTAAGATATATACTATCTACAAAGGAAGAAAATATTGATACTAAGGAGCTTTACTTCCAACCTTCAAATGTAACAGATAGTACTGTAACATTTACAGCACAACTACAAGGAACTAAGAAGCTGGTTATTAATTATCAATTAAAGCACAATTATCTTTTGCATACAAGTATTCAAGCACAAGGTATGAATGCAATTTTTGCACCGAATACCAATAGTATGGACATAGTATGGCAAGATAAATGTCGCCAACAAGAGAAAGGTTTCACCTTTGAAAATAGATATTCAACTTTAACTTATCATAAAGCAGATGGCGGTACCGACTATTTAAGCGAGTCATCTGAGAAAGTTGATGAGAAAATTGAAGATAAATTAGATTGGGTTGCCTTTAAGAATCAGTTCTTTTCAGCTGTGATGATTGCTAAAGATGATTTCCAATCAAATACTCTTTTAACATCTGTTCCACAAGAAAAAGGGTCTGGTTATCTTAAAGATTATGAAGCAAAGCTTAAGACTTTCTTTGATCCGACAGGTAAAAAGCCTACAGAATTTGAGTTCTATTATGGTCCTAATGATTTCCGTTTATTGCAGAATATAGAAGATAATGTTAGCTTTATTGGAAAAGATCTTCAGATGCAGCGATTGGTTTACTTAGGTTGGCCATTGTTTAGAATCATCAATCGTTGGTTTACTATTTATGTCTTTGATTTCTTAACATCAATGAACATGAATATGGGAATCGTTCTTATTCTAATAACCTTATTACTAAAGTTCCTTACTTATCCTTTGGTAAAAAAGAGTTATATGAGCTCTGCAAAGATGAGAGTGCTTAAACCACGGCTCGAAGAAGCTACAAAGCACCTTAATGGAGCAGACAATCAAATGCAGAAACAACAGGCAATGATGTCTGAATATGCAAAATATGGCGTGAGTCCTTTATCTGGTTGCTTACCAATGTTAATACAAATGCCTATTTGGATTGCGATGTTTAACTTCGTTCCCAATGCTATTCAGTTACGTGGAGAGAGCTTTTTATGGATCTCAGATCTAAGTACTTACGACCCAATTCTTGAGTGGCACAATAACTATTGGCTCATAGGTGATCACTTATCATTAACATGTATCTTGTTCTGTGCTGCGAACTTACTTTACTCTTGGATGACAATGAAGCAACAAAAAGACCAAATGATTGGTCAACAAGCAGATCAAATGAAGATGATGCAATATATGATGTTCGTCATGCCACTAATGTTCTTCTTCATGTTTAATGATTATTCTGCAGGTCTTAACTTCTATTACTTCATGTCATTGTTCTTTAGTGCATTGATAATGTGGATCTTAAGAAAGACAACTGATGACGAAAAGCTTCTTTCAATCTTAGATAAGAAGTACAAAGAGAACAAAGATAATCCCAAAAAACTAAGCGGATTGGCTGCTCGTCTACAAGCTATGCAACAAGAACAACAAGAGATGTTGCGTAAAAGAAATGAGTTCCAACAAAAGAAAAATAAATAA
- a CDS encoding S9 family peptidase, whose translation MYKSIIMAAAVLLGGSSFASKANAVSSPMNNITLQSDLMTPEALWAMGRIGTCVASPDGSKVVYQVSYYNVKENKSTQVLYLINADGSNKKLLTPAGKKDTDPTWIENGKAIAFLSEGQLWKMNVDGTNRVKLTNDSKDIEGFLFSPSEKQVILIKSIPYHGTIEAKPADLPLTTGMVINDMNYRHWDHYVQENLHPFLANVTGNTINEGKDILEGEPYECPMAPFGGVEQLAWSPDSKTIAYTCRKKEGVNYAISTDSDIFLYTISTKQTRNLCKPADYKEPVIDASKTMKTQAVNHQNADYNVGYDINPKFSFDGKYIAWQSMKNNGYESDRNRLCVYELVTGNKSYVTEKFDSNVDEFCWAKDNKTLYFIGCWHATVQVYQTNLKGEVKKLTDGVHDCGGIQLLGNQDKLLAKFHSMSHPDDLFVLNLKDKKNGYVATTQITDENKHIFSQLALGKIEDRWVTTTDGKKMQVWVILPPHFDPNKKYPTILFCEGGPQSPVSQFWSYRWNFQIMAANGYVIIAPNRRGLPGYGSEWNGKVSGDWTGQCMNDYLSAIDDAANNLPYVDKDRLGCVGASFGGFSVYYLAGHHNKRFKAFIAHDGAFNLESMYTDTEEAWFSNWEYEDAYWNKDQTENARRTYENSPHRFIDKWDTPILCIHGEKDYRINANQGFGAFNAARLKGIPAQLLLFPDENHWVLKPQNGILWQRTFFNWLDKWLKK comes from the coding sequence ATGTATAAATCAATAATAATGGCTGCTGCTGTCCTATTAGGGGGCAGCAGTTTTGCCTCAAAAGCAAATGCTGTAAGTAGTCCAATGAATAACATTACACTACAAAGTGACTTGATGACCCCTGAAGCTTTATGGGCTATGGGACGTATTGGAACATGTGTTGCGTCTCCAGATGGAAGCAAAGTTGTGTACCAAGTTTCATATTATAATGTAAAAGAGAATAAGAGTACACAAGTACTTTACCTTATAAATGCTGATGGAAGCAATAAAAAGCTACTTACACCTGCAGGTAAGAAAGACACAGATCCTACATGGATAGAAAACGGAAAAGCTATTGCATTCTTGTCAGAAGGCCAACTTTGGAAGATGAATGTAGACGGAACTAATCGTGTGAAACTTACAAATGATTCTAAAGACATCGAGGGTTTCCTTTTCTCGCCAAGTGAAAAGCAAGTAATTCTAATAAAGTCTATTCCTTATCATGGGACAATTGAAGCTAAACCTGCAGACCTTCCATTGACTACAGGTATGGTTATCAATGACATGAATTATCGCCATTGGGATCATTATGTACAAGAAAATCTTCATCCTTTCTTAGCAAATGTAACAGGAAATACTATTAATGAAGGAAAAGATATATTAGAAGGAGAACCTTATGAATGTCCTATGGCTCCATTTGGTGGAGTAGAACAGCTTGCATGGAGTCCCGATTCTAAAACAATTGCCTATACTTGTAGAAAGAAAGAAGGCGTGAACTACGCTATATCTACAGATTCAGATATCTTCCTTTACACAATTTCTACAAAGCAAACTCGCAATCTTTGCAAGCCTGCAGATTATAAAGAACCTGTTATTGACGCTTCTAAAACAATGAAGACGCAAGCTGTTAATCATCAAAATGCAGACTATAATGTGGGTTACGACATCAATCCTAAATTCTCTTTTGATGGAAAGTACATTGCATGGCAAAGCATGAAGAACAATGGTTACGAAAGTGATAGAAATCGTTTGTGTGTTTATGAGCTTGTAACAGGTAATAAAAGCTATGTTACAGAGAAGTTCGATTCAAACGTAGATGAATTCTGTTGGGCAAAAGATAATAAGACATTATATTTCATTGGTTGCTGGCATGCAACAGTTCAAGTATACCAAACCAATTTAAAAGGAGAGGTTAAGAAACTAACCGATGGTGTACACGATTGTGGTGGCATTCAACTTTTAGGCAATCAAGATAAGTTATTGGCTAAATTCCACTCAATGTCGCATCCTGATGACTTGTTTGTTCTTAACTTAAAAGATAAGAAGAATGGATATGTTGCTACTACTCAAATAACAGATGAGAATAAACACATCTTTTCACAGTTAGCTTTAGGTAAGATAGAAGATCGTTGGGTGACAACAACTGATGGAAAGAAAATGCAAGTATGGGTAATTCTTCCTCCTCATTTCGATCCTAATAAAAAATATCCAACAATTCTTTTCTGTGAAGGAGGACCACAAAGTCCTGTGAGCCAGTTCTGGAGTTATCGTTGGAATTTCCAAATAATGGCAGCTAATGGTTATGTGATTATTGCACCAAACAGACGTGGTTTGCCAGGTTATGGTTCTGAATGGAATGGGAAAGTAAGTGGAGATTGGACTGGACAATGTATGAACGACTATCTAAGTGCTATTGATGATGCTGCTAATAATCTTCCTTATGTTGATAAAGATCGCTTAGGCTGTGTAGGAGCATCATTTGGTGGATTTAGTGTTTACTACCTTGCAGGTCATCACAACAAACGCTTCAAGGCTTTTATAGCACACGATGGAGCATTCAACCTCGAATCAATGTACACCGATACAGAAGAAGCATGGTTCTCAAATTGGGAATATGAAGATGCTTATTGGAATAAAGACCAAACAGAAAATGCACGTCGTACATACGAAAATTCACCACATCGTTTTATCGATAAGTGGGATACTCCAATCTTATGTATCCACGGAGAGAAAGATTATCGCATCAATGCAAATCAAGGATTCGGTGCATTTAATGCTGCAAGACTTAAAGGTATCCCTGCACAATTACTCCTTTTCCCAGACGAAAACCATTGGGTTCTAAAACCACAAAATGGTATCTTATGGCAAAGAACATTCTTTAATTGGTTAGATAAGTGGTTAAAGAAGTAA
- a CDS encoding MFS transporter: MSNINNTTTMRDSAVMRWSALLLLAVAMFFAYIFMDILSPIKDLMESTRGWDSTAFGTYAGSETFLNVFIFFLIIAGIILDKMGVRFTALLSGAVMLLGACFNWYAITEMFMGSTLEEWFNTHLNYIPVFDELGVSPFYEGMPASAKVASIGFMIFGCGAEMAGITVSRGVVKWFKGKEVALAMGSEMALARLGVATCMIFSPVFAKMFGKIDVSRSAAFGLILLMIACIMFVVYFFMDKRLDAQTGEAEEKDDPFRLSDIGLILKSQGFWVVALLCVLYYSAIFPFQKYAVNMLQSTITFKELSPNDPWASNTITVLQYFVMIAIAASSFISNFCKNKIWKYTLLGVSVLFLLVYCYIAYHRQSAEAIFAVFPLLAVGITPILGRYVDYKGKAASMLVLGSVLLILCHLTFAFVLPQFKGNNIGGISLAFITILILGASFSLVPASLWPSVPKLVDSKIIGSAYALIFWIQNIGLWLFPLLIGKVLKSSNPEVERQLAENIITPSQATTAYNYTNPLLMLAVLGLIALFLGFYLKIVDKKKGYGLEEPNVKE; the protein is encoded by the coding sequence ATGTCAAACATTAACAACACAACTACAATGCGCGACTCAGCAGTAATGCGCTGGTCGGCACTCTTATTGTTGGCGGTGGCAATGTTCTTTGCTTATATCTTTATGGATATATTGTCGCCAATCAAAGACTTAATGGAATCTACACGAGGATGGGACTCTACAGCCTTTGGTACTTATGCGGGTTCTGAAACCTTCTTAAATGTATTTATCTTCTTCCTCATCATTGCGGGAATTATTCTCGATAAGATGGGAGTTCGTTTCACAGCGTTACTCTCTGGGGCAGTGATGTTGTTAGGAGCATGTTTCAATTGGTATGCAATTACCGAAATGTTTATGGGTTCTACTCTTGAAGAGTGGTTTAATACACATTTAAATTACATTCCTGTTTTCGATGAATTAGGTGTTTCTCCTTTCTATGAAGGTATGCCTGCATCTGCAAAAGTAGCTTCAATCGGCTTTATGATATTTGGTTGTGGAGCTGAAATGGCTGGAATCACAGTGTCAAGAGGTGTTGTTAAATGGTTTAAGGGCAAAGAAGTTGCTCTTGCAATGGGTTCTGAAATGGCATTAGCACGTCTTGGTGTGGCTACATGTATGATTTTCTCGCCTGTATTTGCAAAGATGTTTGGTAAGATAGATGTATCTCGTTCAGCTGCATTCGGTCTTATTCTTTTGATGATTGCATGTATTATGTTTGTTGTATATTTCTTTATGGACAAACGATTAGATGCTCAAACAGGTGAAGCAGAAGAAAAAGACGATCCATTCCGCCTATCAGATATAGGCTTAATTCTAAAGAGCCAGGGGTTCTGGGTAGTGGCTTTACTTTGCGTTTTGTATTACTCTGCAATTTTCCCTTTCCAAAAGTATGCTGTAAACATGTTGCAAAGCACCATTACTTTCAAGGAACTTTCTCCTAACGATCCATGGGCTTCAAACACAATTACAGTGCTTCAATATTTTGTAATGATTGCTATTGCAGCATCTTCATTTATCAGTAACTTTTGTAAAAACAAGATATGGAAATACACTCTATTAGGTGTTTCGGTGTTGTTCCTATTGGTTTATTGCTATATCGCATACCATCGTCAATCTGCAGAAGCCATTTTTGCAGTGTTTCCTCTACTTGCTGTGGGTATTACTCCAATCCTTGGACGATATGTCGATTATAAAGGTAAGGCAGCTTCAATGCTTGTTTTAGGAAGTGTTCTTTTGATTCTTTGCCACTTAACCTTTGCTTTTGTGTTGCCACAGTTTAAGGGTAATAACATCGGAGGAATCTCTTTGGCATTCATAACCATTCTTATTTTGGGTGCAAGTTTCTCACTTGTTCCTGCATCACTTTGGCCTTCAGTTCCAAAGTTGGTAGATAGTAAGATTATTGGTTCAGCTTATGCACTTATTTTCTGGATTCAAAACATCGGACTATGGCTATTCCCACTATTGATAGGTAAGGTGTTGAAGAGCTCAAATCCTGAAGTAGAACGTCAATTAGCAGAAAATATCATCACACCAAGTCAGGCAACAACAGCTTATAACTACACCAATCCACTGTTGATGTTAGCTGTTTTAGGTTTAATTGCTCTATTCCTTGGTTTCTATCTCAAGATAGTTGATAAGAAGAAAGGCTATGGTTTGGAAGAACCAAACGTAAAAGAATAA
- a CDS encoding glycoside hydrolase family 2 TIM barrel-domain containing protein — MQKKMFFSLLLSSLTAMPLQADNLPVGGYLFGQDVAPTGQEWQNPGMLGYNKLPARSLFSSFSSVNEARKVLPEFAKDYLSLNGEWSFHFAKNPDERPKDFFRKGYDDSKWDRLQVPVSWNMAGIQKDGTLKYGVPIYVNQWVIFKYNIEPGDWKKGVMREPPKNYTTYEYRNEVGSFRRSFDIPANWDGKEVYVNFDGIDSFFYLWINGRYVGFSKNSRNTAHFDITPYISKGKNEIALEVYRSSDGSFLEAQDMFRLPGIFRNVSVTAKPKVHIADVKAIPTYKDGNGTVSINTTLQNLTKKNVKDLSVRWSIYRNKLYSDDNELVSIFGTSKEKTACSSNKLAYLQQTITLNNATPWTAEEPNVYVLVGELMQGKKVIETISFQTGFRSVEIKETPAHEDEFGLAGRYYYINGKALKLKGVNRHDTNPLTGKVISREQMEREIMLMKRANINHIRTSHYPNDPYFYYLCNKYGIYLESEANIESHEYFYGKASLSHVPEFQEAHVDRVMTMAHQLVNNPSIVIWSLGNEAGPGHNFVVAYDSLKAFDTSRPVQYERNNDIVDMGSNQYPSIAWTRDAVKGKMGIKYPFHISEYAHSMGNAVGNLVDYWDAMESTNFFMGGAIWDWIDQSMYHYTKDGKRYAAYGGDFGDTPNDGQFVMNGIIFGDEAPKPQYFEVKKVYQYIGTKWKDAKTATLDVFNKNYYSDDLSSYKMAYTLTADGIPVKEGSLELGSVPARTHKYITINGLNEGLQPNKEYLLHITYRLKHDMPWAKAGYIQAEEQLPVQLAEARPALEVKGKVNVTAPKNNKIVLSGDQFSTTFDLTKGTIYNLQYDGKTIIEDGCGPELNAFRAWTNNDNWAYEAWYANGLNNLQHKCTNYTTHANSNGSVSIVFSIESQAPYGYRLEGGNANWKKLIEFKDKPFGKDDFRFNTQVVYTIYPDGSIESESSITSNKPSLVLAKLGYTIRIPKSLNTLNYYGRGMVDNYPDRKTGQMIGLYEQQDVNNEFVAFPKPQDTGNHQDTRWLSLTGFDNSKNSHAGAIFIAKDKMSFSALPWSDNAIAMANHPHELPQSDYTYLHLDMAITGLGGNSCGQGGPLLHDRVTATPHTFGYIIRPISSKDSKELLNKSDISFNSVTPLTIARDEQGNVTINANGVKGDIFYTINDSKKPVKYTGAINLRNGGTITAWTKGNEWLKARQSFSRIESIPLSVVFASSQESGEGNSVHLTDGNPDTYWHTMYSVTVANPPHWVDFDCGSVKNIKGFTYLPRQNSNNGNIKKYTIQISNDGKTWSKPVVEGEFENNRKEKSILLTTPIKARFIRFTALSEQNGQDFASGAEFKVLEK; from the coding sequence ATGCAAAAAAAAATGTTTTTCTCGTTGCTGTTATCATCTTTAACAGCCATGCCTTTACAGGCAGACAACCTTCCCGTTGGAGGCTATCTATTTGGTCAAGACGTGGCACCAACAGGGCAAGAATGGCAAAATCCGGGAATGTTGGGGTATAATAAACTACCTGCCCGTTCGCTTTTCTCTTCATTCTCGTCGGTTAACGAGGCCAGAAAAGTATTGCCAGAATTTGCAAAAGACTACCTATCTCTTAACGGAGAATGGAGTTTTCACTTTGCAAAAAATCCCGATGAACGTCCAAAAGACTTCTTTAGAAAGGGCTATGACGATAGCAAATGGGATCGCTTACAGGTACCTGTAAGCTGGAATATGGCTGGAATTCAGAAAGATGGAACTTTAAAATATGGTGTACCCATCTATGTTAATCAATGGGTTATCTTTAAATATAACATCGAACCAGGCGACTGGAAAAAGGGTGTTATGCGTGAACCACCAAAGAACTACACCACATACGAATATCGTAATGAAGTGGGTTCGTTTAGAAGAAGTTTCGATATTCCTGCTAATTGGGATGGAAAGGAAGTGTATGTCAACTTCGATGGTATAGACTCTTTCTTCTATCTTTGGATTAATGGTCGCTATGTAGGCTTCTCTAAGAACTCACGTAACACCGCACATTTCGATATTACTCCATATATTAGCAAAGGAAAAAACGAAATTGCGCTGGAAGTATATCGCTCTTCTGATGGAAGTTTCCTCGAAGCACAAGACATGTTCCGTCTTCCTGGTATCTTCCGTAATGTTAGTGTCACTGCAAAACCCAAAGTACACATCGCAGATGTGAAGGCTATTCCTACTTATAAAGATGGAAATGGAACTGTTAGCATCAATACTACATTGCAAAATCTAACTAAGAAGAATGTAAAAGACCTAAGTGTACGCTGGAGCATCTATCGAAATAAGTTATATTCAGATGATAATGAGTTGGTTTCTATCTTTGGAACTTCAAAGGAAAAGACTGCATGTAGTAGTAATAAACTAGCTTATCTTCAGCAAACTATCACCTTAAACAATGCTACTCCTTGGACTGCTGAGGAGCCAAATGTATACGTTCTTGTTGGAGAATTAATGCAAGGTAAAAAGGTTATTGAAACTATTAGTTTCCAAACTGGTTTCCGCAGTGTTGAAATAAAGGAAACTCCTGCTCACGAAGACGAATTCGGTTTGGCTGGAAGATACTATTATATCAATGGAAAGGCGTTAAAACTAAAGGGTGTTAACCGACATGATACGAACCCATTAACAGGTAAAGTTATTTCAAGAGAGCAGATGGAGCGTGAAATTATGCTAATGAAGCGTGCTAATATCAATCATATCCGTACCTCTCACTACCCCAATGACCCTTATTTCTACTACCTTTGCAATAAGTATGGTATCTATTTAGAGAGCGAAGCAAACATTGAAAGCCACGAATATTTCTATGGCAAAGCATCGCTTTCGCATGTTCCTGAGTTCCAAGAAGCACACGTTGATCGTGTAATGACTATGGCGCATCAACTTGTGAACAACCCTTCTATCGTTATTTGGAGTCTAGGAAACGAGGCGGGACCTGGTCATAACTTTGTAGTTGCATACGATTCACTAAAGGCTTTTGATACTTCTAGACCGGTACAATACGAACGTAACAATGATATTGTGGACATGGGATCTAATCAATACCCAAGTATTGCATGGACTCGTGATGCTGTTAAAGGTAAAATGGGTATCAAATATCCTTTCCATATATCGGAATACGCACACTCTATGGGTAATGCAGTAGGCAATCTTGTTGATTATTGGGACGCAATGGAGTCTACAAACTTCTTCATGGGCGGTGCAATATGGGACTGGATCGACCAAAGTATGTACCATTATACTAAAGATGGCAAGCGTTATGCAGCTTATGGCGGTGACTTTGGCGACACTCCTAACGACGGACAGTTTGTTATGAATGGTATTATCTTTGGTGATGAAGCTCCAAAACCTCAATACTTTGAAGTGAAAAAGGTGTACCAATATATCGGAACAAAATGGAAAGACGCTAAAACAGCTACATTAGATGTATTTAATAAAAACTATTATTCTGATGATTTAAGTAGCTATAAGATGGCTTATACACTGACAGCCGATGGTATTCCTGTTAAAGAAGGAAGCTTAGAGCTTGGTAGTGTGCCTGCAAGAACACACAAATACATCACAATCAACGGACTCAATGAAGGACTTCAGCCTAATAAAGAATATCTACTCCACATCACTTATCGTCTAAAACACGATATGCCATGGGCAAAAGCTGGATATATTCAGGCTGAAGAGCAATTACCTGTGCAGCTAGCAGAAGCTCGTCCTGCATTAGAAGTCAAAGGAAAAGTGAACGTAACAGCACCAAAGAACAACAAAATTGTTCTTTCTGGTGATCAATTTAGTACTACTTTCGACCTTACTAAGGGTACTATTTATAACCTACAATATGATGGTAAGACTATCATTGAAGATGGTTGTGGACCTGAACTTAATGCTTTCCGTGCATGGACCAACAATGATAACTGGGCTTATGAGGCTTGGTATGCAAATGGTTTGAACAACTTGCAACACAAATGCACCAATTATACAACACATGCAAATAGCAATGGCTCGGTATCAATTGTGTTTAGCATAGAATCGCAGGCTCCATACGGCTATCGTTTAGAAGGTGGAAACGCCAATTGGAAGAAACTTATTGAATTTAAGGACAAGCCTTTTGGAAAGGACGACTTCCGTTTTAACACCCAAGTAGTTTACACTATCTACCCAGATGGTAGCATAGAGAGCGAAAGTTCAATCACAAGTAACAAGCCAAGTTTAGTACTTGCAAAGCTAGGTTACACTATTCGTATTCCAAAATCACTCAACACACTAAATTATTACGGTCGTGGTATGGTGGATAACTATCCTGATCGCAAGACAGGACAAATGATTGGACTATATGAACAGCAAGATGTTAACAACGAATTTGTAGCATTCCCTAAGCCACAAGACACAGGTAACCACCAAGATACTCGTTGGTTGTCTCTCACAGGCTTTGACAATAGCAAGAATTCGCATGCAGGAGCAATCTTTATTGCAAAAGACAAGATGAGCTTCTCTGCTCTGCCTTGGTCGGATAATGCCATTGCAATGGCTAACCACCCACACGAATTGCCACAAAGTGATTATACTTATTTACACTTAGACATGGCTATCACAGGACTAGGAGGTAATAGTTGCGGACAAGGTGGTCCTTTATTACACGACCGTGTAACGGCAACTCCACACACATTTGGATACATCATTCGCCCTATAAGCTCTAAAGATAGCAAGGAACTTTTAAACAAGTCGGATATAAGTTTTAACAGTGTAACACCACTTACCATTGCAAGGGACGAGCAAGGTAATGTAACCATCAATGCAAATGGTGTGAAGGGTGATATCTTCTACACAATCAACGACAGCAAAAAGCCTGTTAAATACACTGGAGCTATCAATCTACGTAATGGCGGAACCATCACAGCATGGACCAAAGGGAATGAATGGCTCAAAGCACGCCAATCGTTCTCACGCATCGAAAGTATACCATTATCGGTCGTATTTGCATCAAGTCAAGAGAGTGGCGAGGGCAATTCTGTTCATTTAACTGACGGAAATCCAGACACATATTGGCACACCATGTACTCTGTTACAGTGGCAAACCCTCCTCATTGGGTTGACTTCGATTGCGGAAGTGTGAAGAACATCAAAGGATTTACTTATCTTCCACGCCAAAACAGCAACAATGGTAATATTAAGAAATACACCATTCAAATTAGCAATGATGGCAAAACATGGAGTAAACCTGTTGTTGAAGGTGAGTTTGAGAACAACAGAAAGGAAAAATCTATCTTGCTTACTACTCCTATAAAGGCTCGTTTCATTCGCTTTACTGCCCTAAGTGAACAAAACGGACAAGACTTTGCTTCGGGTGCAGAGTTCAAAGTACTAGAAAAATAG
- a CDS encoding DUF5103 domain-containing protein: protein MKNLFAFLLLLCCNASWAQQNRIIHSNIASLQVVAGNKWLDPPVISLNDNTPINISFDEKSHNYHRYVYTVEHCEDDWSVSKQLFKSDYIRGFSDYLNIEDIQPSINTNTEYTHYSFSIPNESCQLLMSGNYRVTVYDNNNNDSKILVAHFMVVDPKVKIGIEATTNTDLDINNRHQQLNIVLNYPPNVSQNPKEEFKIVVTQNNRLDNIRKDFMPQIVTTESMIWQHNKQLIFDAGNEYHKFETLHTSQPSMGIEQMVWNNNSYNAFLWPTTSRFAYVYDEDANGAFYIRNSDNIENNTASDYINVHFTLAIPKQVGEIYLNGQWTNNSFTEKYHLTYNEEIKAYTAVVNLKQGYYSYQYLLKTPNGTITTLPTEGNFFQTENTYQAYVYFKGKGERTYQLVGFKQIQLK, encoded by the coding sequence ATGAAGAATCTTTTTGCCTTTCTACTCCTGCTGTGTTGCAATGCTTCATGGGCGCAACAAAATAGAATAATCCATTCTAATATCGCCTCATTGCAGGTTGTTGCAGGCAATAAATGGCTCGATCCACCTGTTATTTCGCTTAACGATAACACCCCTATCAACATCTCTTTCGACGAAAAAAGCCACAATTATCATCGGTATGTTTATACTGTTGAACATTGCGAAGACGATTGGTCGGTGTCGAAGCAACTATTTAAGAGCGACTATATCAGAGGCTTTTCAGACTATTTGAATATAGAAGACATTCAACCTTCTATCAATACCAACACAGAATACACCCATTATTCGTTCTCAATACCCAACGAATCGTGCCAATTGCTTATGAGTGGCAATTATAGGGTAACGGTTTACGATAATAACAACAATGATTCTAAAATTCTTGTTGCTCACTTTATGGTGGTAGATCCTAAGGTAAAAATAGGTATTGAGGCTACAACAAACACAGACTTAGACATCAACAATCGACATCAACAATTGAATATTGTACTTAATTATCCACCTAATGTGTCGCAAAATCCTAAAGAAGAGTTCAAAATAGTGGTGACTCAAAATAATCGTCTCGATAACATTAGAAAGGATTTTATGCCTCAAATCGTTACAACCGAATCGATGATATGGCAACATAACAAACAATTGATATTTGATGCGGGCAACGAATACCATAAATTTGAGACGCTTCACACTTCGCAACCCTCTATGGGTATAGAGCAAATGGTGTGGAATAACAATAGTTATAATGCCTTTTTATGGCCCACTACCTCACGTTTTGCTTATGTTTATGATGAAGATGCTAATGGAGCATTCTATATTCGCAATAGTGATAACATAGAAAACAACACTGCTTCTGATTATATCAATGTGCATTTCACCCTTGCTATTCCCAAACAAGTGGGCGAAATATATCTTAATGGTCAGTGGACTAACAATAGTTTTACTGAAAAATATCATTTAACCTATAACGAGGAAATAAAGGCATACACTGCTGTTGTGAACCTTAAACAGGGATATTACTCGTATCAATATCTTCTTAAAACGCCTAATGGCACTATCACCACCCTCCCAACAGAAGGTAATTTCTTTCAAACAGAAAACACATATCAAGCCTATGTTTATTTTAAAGGCAAGGGAGAACGCACCTATCAGCTGGTAGGCTTCAAACAAATCCAATTGAAATAA